The sequence below is a genomic window from Streptococcus pantholopis.
CTAAATCTGTAAAACAAAAACTGACCATTTCCATAAGCGGTAATGAATCAAATCAGAGATACTAAGGCTGTTTTGCTATCCCTCCTTAATTTTTAAGCTCAGGAAAAAACAGTCCACTGGACTGTAACATCGCCTTTTAATCTTTAAGCTCAGGAAAAAACAGTCCACTGGACTGTAACATCGCCTTTTAATTTTTAAGCTCAGGAAAAAACAGTCCACTGGACTGTTTTTTTACTCTTCAATTTCAATGGCAGCGTCAAGATCCAAGACAAGATCGTCTTCTTTTGTCTCTGCTTCAGGCTGTTTTTCAGCCTTTGTTGATGCTTTTGAGTTTTGATCTTCTTCCAGCATACCATATGCTATTCGAACTTGACGATCCACTTCATCAAAAATTTCAGGATGGTCTGACAGAAATTTTTTCGCATTTTCTGATCCCTGACCTATTTTTTCATTGTTGTAAGAATACCAAGCCCCAGCCTTTTGAATGATATCCAATTCACTGGCGATTTTCAAAAGTTCCCCTGTACGAGAAATACCTTCACCGTACATGATTTCCACAAAGGCTTCCTTAAACGGAGGAGCTACCTTATTTTTGACAACCTTAATTTTAGTTTCTTTACCGACATTGGTATCTTTGCTGCTGCCTGTCCCTTTAATCTGTGTGTTACCGCGGACGTCTAAACGCACTGACGCATAAAACTTGAGTGCCCGGCCGCCTGGAGTTGTTTCAGGGTTGCCAAACATGATGCCGACTTTTTCACGCAATTGATTAATAAAAATGGCGATTGTCTTTGTTTTATTAATTGAAGCTGAAAGCTTGCGCATCGCCTGACTCATCATACGTGCCTGCAGGCCTACATGGCTGTCGCCGATATCTCCGTCAATTTCAGCCCGCGGAACAAGTGCAGCCACAGAATCGACTACAACCAAATCAACAGCTCCTGAGTCAATCAGCTGCCCGGCAATTTCAAGTCCTTGCTCACCTGAATCCGGCTGAGATAAAAGCAGTTCGTCAATATTAACACCAAGAGCCTGTGCATAAGCTGGATCCAAGGCATGTTCTGCATCAATAAAAGCAGCGATTCCGCCTTCTTTTTGCGCCTGCGCCACAGCATGCAGGGCAACTGTTGTTTTCCCAGAGGACTCAGGGCCATAGATTTCAACGATACGCCCTTTAGGATAGCCCCCAACACCAAGAGCGATATCCAGTGCAAGACTGCCTGAACTCATGACCTGAACTTTTTGCTCAGCACGCTCTCCCAAGCGCATTACTGCTCCTTTACCAAAATCTTTTTCGATATTTTTTAAAGCATTATTCAGGGCCTTTTGCCGTTCATCCCCAAATTTTTTAGTAATTTCTTCTGTTTTTTTTGCTTTTTTAGCCAATTTTCTCTCCTTGTTACTAATGAAAGGTCTGGATAATAGTTAAGGGTCGGTAGATTTTCTGAATCGAAAAGTGCTCCTTTCTGCACTGACTTTTCCAGTCTTAAATCCTTGTCAAAACTTTACCTTACCAACCTTAATTATTATAGCAAATTTCAGTCTTTTAATAAAGTTTGGCGTATCAAATTGAAAGCGTGCAGTACTGTGATATAGCGTATGTCCGAACGGCTTCGGCTTCCTAGCTCCAGCTTAAGCGAATAGACTTTTTCTTTACTTGCAAAACCGATAAAAACAGTACCTGCCGGCTGTTTTTCCAATTCTTGAGGTCCGGCAACACCAGTCAGACCCAAGCCAAAATCCGAATCTGTCAGTTTCCGGGCCTGGTCGGCCATTTTTTCAGCAGTAAAGGCGCTGACTACACCATGAGCCTGTAAGTCTGTAAGGGGAATTTTCAGCATTTTTGCTTTTTCTTCCATACTGTAGGTTACAAAACCCCCGCTAAAAACCTGCGAAGCCCCGGAAAATTCTGCTAAACTCGCCTGAAACAGGCCGGCTGTAAGGCTTTCGGCCGCTGTTACGGTCTTTCCTTTCTCCTTAAGGAGGTCAAAGGCCGTACGAGCCAAGCTATTATCATCACCATAACCATAGTGTAAGTCGCTCAGACTCACACCATCCAGTGTTTTTATAGCCATAATCCGCTCTTCAAGCTTGTCGAGTTTAAGGCCGGCTGCCTCCTCACTGACCGCTTTAGTGGATAAGCGCAAAGTCACTTCGCCGGTTTTTGCATAAGGAGCAATGGTCGGATCAGTCTGATCTTTAATAACATCTGCTAAAACAGTCACCAGCTGGCTTTCACCGATACCGAAGAAACGCAAAACACGCGAGTAGAGCCGCTGATTGGACTGAGTTAAATAGGGGACAAGCTGATCTGTAACCATCGGAATCAGCTCACTTGGAGGTCCCGGAAGTACGACGTATGTGACTGCGTTCTGTTCGATGATTCCTCCGACCGCTAAACCTGTTGTATTCTGCAGTGGAACGGAGCCTGCAATCAGCTGGGCCTGCCTCTCATTATTTGGAGTTCTGGTAAATTGGGGGCGTGTTGCAAAAAATGCATCTAAACGCTGCACAGCTTGTTCATCAAACTCCAGATGCCGGCCTAAATACTTTGCCAGAGTCTGTTTCGTCAAATCATCATCGGTCGGCCCAAGCCCGCCGCAAAGTACAACAAGGTTGCTGCGGCTGCTGGCAATATCAATGACAGACAAAAGGCGGTTCTCATTATCGCCGACAACTGTCTGATAAAAAACGTCAATCCCTAATTCAGCAAACTTTTCAGATAAAAATTGGGCATTGGTATTTACAATCTGCCCCGTCAGCAGCTCGGTTCCTACCGCAATAATTTCTGCTTTCATTTAATCTCCTTTATTTATTATTCGTAATTTTTCTACATTCTAGCATAAATTTGCCAAAAATAAGAAAGAACTGACTCTAAACCAGTTCTTCATCGCAATGGTTAGCAACCTTTTTAGTGTATAGGGTTAAAAGTACAGTTCTGTTCATGGTCATTTACTAAGCCTGCTGCCTGAAGAAAAGAGTAAACAGCGACAGGCCCGATAAAAGCACAGCCTTGTTTTTTCAATTCTTTAGCTATTTTTTCGGAAAGAGGGGTCTTAGCAGGGGCTTCTTGGTAATCTGAAATCTCGTTATGGATTGTTTTGTTTTCAACAAAAGACCAAATATAGTGGTCAAACGAACCGAATTTTTTTTGAATTTCTAAAAAGGTCTGAGCATTGGTGCGTGTCGCAAAAATTTTTCGGCGGTTGCGGATAACGTCTGGATTTTGCAGAATTTTTTCAAGCTGAACATCTGTCATTGCGGCTACTTTTTCTATTTCATAATCAGAAAATGCCTTCCTGAAAGCTGAACGCTTATTTAGGACTGTTTCCCAAGACAAACCAGCCTGATAGGTTTCCAAACAGAATAATTCAAACAGGGCTCTTTCATCATGTAAAGGCCTTCCCCATTCTCTGTCATGGTAGTCCACATATAAGGGGTTGCTCATCTTAACCCAGCCGCAGCGTTTCGGCTCCTGACTTCTCTTATCTTTCATTTCTCAACCCCCTCTTTTTTCTTTGACAGACTTTACTGTCTTGCACTGCAGATTAAGGCCTGGAAATTCGGGCCTTACTGTACAAAAATACAGCTTGTTCCTAGGAACGCTGCTATTTCATAAGCATTTTCAGACCGGATTTAATATAGGCTTCTGTTGTTTCATCTGTTCCTTCAAAAAAGGAGCGGATCTTCTTCAGCTCGCTAGCCTTATAGCCCAGAGCCAGAAGTGCTTCTATGGCCTCATCAAGTGCAAAATGATCAGATGGACTTTCTTTTTGGGTCTTCCTGCTTTCTGCCGGCTCAGCAGTAAATTTACCAGCAAGGTCTAAAACCATTTGCTGAGCCGTTTTTTTCCCGATTTTAGGAAATTTCATTAAGTATTTAATATCGTTGTTGTCAATCGCTCTGACCAGCCCCTGATTATCACTGACGGCAATAATAGCCAAAGCCGTTGTCGGGCCGATTCCTGAGACTGAAATCAGGTGTAAAAAGACAGATTTCTCGTCTTCACTATGAAAACCATAGAGGAGCTGAGCGTCTTCACGAACAACCAGGTGCAAATAAATTTGAATATCCTGATTCACTGCATCTGAAAAACTATAGGGATTGGCGACATTGACAATGTAGCCGATTCCTCCAGCTTCAACAACGATGTATTTTGCAGTAATTTTTGTCAGTTTTCCCTTGATATAATCGTACATTTTTTCGCTTTCTTAATATTTCCCCAGTTCCCGTAAACTGGTATGATTTTCTTGAATCCGCCTGAACATTTTTTCCATATCCGATTTTGTAAAATGGATCAAAACCGGCCGGCCGTGCGGACAGTTATAAGGATTCTTGCACTGGGACAGCTGCAACAGCAAATCACGTGCGGAATAGTCGTCTAGGGTGTGATTGGCTTTGATGGACCGTTTACAGGACATCATGATAGCCAGTTCAGCACGGTAGGTTTTTACCGAGAGTTCGTTTGTCAGCAAAAGCATGTCGCACATCTCATAAACTCCCGATTCAATCTCTTCTTCCTGCATCCAGATAGGGTGTTCCCGTAAGATAAATGTGTTTTCACCATAAGCTTCCAAGTGGATACCGACCTGATTGAGCATCGGCATCTTTTCTTGAAGGCTGATAAAATCAGCAGCTGAAAATTCAAAGAGATAGGGAACTAGAAGCTGCTGTAAACTGCTGTCAACATCTCCGATTTTTTCACGATAGTATTCATATTTTACACGCTCTTGTGCTGCATGTTGATCGATAATGTAGAGCCCTTCGGCACTTTGAGCAAAGAGATAGGTGCCATGCATCTGCCCAAAGTACTCTAGCTCCGGAAAATGCGACTGCTCTTCATTTTCCAGCTTATTAAGCAGTTTGCTGATTTTTGATTTATTCTTGAAATCGATATCAGGATGCTCCTGATCATAATTTTCTGCTGAATTTCGGCTGGCATACCTGACCGTAGACAATGTGTCAAGCTCCTTTACAGACTTGTCAACTTCCTCTAAAGGTACAAAAGCTTCTTCGATGTTTTCATTTTGCATAGAAAAGCTTTTCTGATATGGCTTAACCTGTGCTTTACTATGCTGTAAAGGCAGGCTGGTCTGTTCAGGTTTAAAAGCTGTATGTGTACTGGACTTGGCCAGATTTTCAAGTGCATCAGGAATCAGATCATGCTCACTAAGGCTTTCTGCAATGGCTGAACTAATCAGCTGCATCAGTTCACGTTCCTTTGAAAGACGAACTTCTTGCTTAGTGGGGTGGACATTGACATCTGCTAAGTAAGGATCGATCTGGATATCGATCACAGCAATCGGAAAGCGGCCAACCATAAGTTTAGAGCCATAACCTGACAAAATAGCGCGGTTAAGGAGAAAATTTCTGATATAGCGGCCATTGATAAGGATAGTGATATAATTGCGGTTGGCACGAGTCAGCTCCGGCAGGCTGACAAAACCGGATACTTCAAAATCCAAATCCGCATTCGAAATTTCCACCATCTTTTTAGCCGTATTCAGACCATAGATACCAGCGATAGCCTGACGCAGATCGCCTGCACCGGCCGTCTTAATCAGCTGTCGCCCGTCACTGATCAAAGTAAAAGCAATTTCCGGATGGGCCAGACTGAGACGGTTGATTACATCAACAATATGAGCCAGCTCCGCCTGTAAACTTTTCATATATTTAAGACGGGCCGGTGTATTGAAAAAGAGATTTTCAACAGTTACTTTTGTCCCTGCCGGTGTGGAGATGGGCTCTTCCTTTTCGATTTCACCGCCTTTAGCAACTAAAAGTGTGCCATGTTCTGCTGATGCAGTCGCTGTTTTCATAGTAAAAGTACTGATAGAGGCAATGGAAGGAATCGCTTCCCCCCGAAAACCCAGCGTCCGTATACGAAAAAGATCTGCCTGATTTTTAATTTTGCTGGTTGCATGGCGCTGCAGACTCAAAGCGACATCAGACTGCTCAATCCCTTCACCGTTGTCTGTCACTTGAATTTTTTTGAGGCCAGACTCTTCGATTTCAATAACAATCTGCGTGCTGCCAGCATCAATAGCATTCTCAGCTAATTCTTTAACAACACTGGCCGGCCTTTCAATCACTTCGCCGGCAGCAATTTGATTAGCTAAAATTTCTGGTAATTCTATAATTTTTGACATGTTTTTCCTCACTTAGTCAGTAGCCATAAAACCAGTTTCAGCAGATGAACTCCAGGCTGCAGAATTAAAACAACTCGAGGCTACAGCATTTTTTGCAGTTCAAAGAGAGCGTTCATAGCTTCCATTGGTGTAAGGTTGATAACATCAAGATTCTGCAATCTTTGAATAAGGTCTTGATGGGAATTTTCTTCTGCAAATAAGTTTAGCTGTCCTGCCTGTACCTGAGAAGACGGACTTTCATCAGACCCTTTTTCTGACAAAGGGATATGGGCTGCAGCAGCTTCCAGATTTGTTAAGATATTATCTGCTCTTTTTAATAAAGTTTGAGGCAGACCGGCAATTTTAGCAACATGAATGCCATAAGATTTATCAGCTGGGCCGGCAGCAATTTTATGCAAGAAAGTCACTTCGCCATCTCTCTCCAAAGTCGTAACATGGACATTAACAAGATGAGGCAGATCATCAGCCAGCTCTGTTAACTCATGGTAGTGAGTGGCAAACATTGTTTTAGCACCAATATTATGATGAATGTACTCAATAATAGACTGGGCTAAGGCCATCCCATCATAAGTTGCTGTTCCTCGTCCTAACTCATCAAAGAGGATCAGAGAATGTGCCGTTGCAGCTTTTAAGGCCTGGTTAGCTTCCATCATTTCCACCATGAAGGTTGATTGACCGGAAATAAGGTCGTCTGCCGCACCGATACGTGTATAGATTGCATCAAAAATCGGCAAGTCAGCCTTATCAGCAGCAACAAATGCTCCCAACTGAGCCATGATAACAGTCAAAGCCAGCTGGCGCATGTAAGTTGATTTCCCGCTCATATTCGGTCCCGTAATGAGCTGGATATGCGTTTCTCTATCAAGGTCGATGCTGTTTGGGATGTACTCCTGTGCTCCCATAACATTTTCAATTACTGCATGACGGCCGTTTTCAATAGCAATTGTTTGTTCATCATTAAAGCGCGGCCGCACATAATGATTATTTTCAGCAACAATTGCTAAACTTTGCAGAACGTCTACTGTCGCAAGAGCCCGAGCCAGACTTTGCAGCCGAGAGATATAGCTTTCAACCTGCCTGCGGATACGCATAAAAATCTCATATTCAAGATTAGCTGATTCTTCCCGCGCTTCCAGCATTTCCCCTTCAATTTTTGCCAGTTCAGCTGTCCCAAAACGCTCAGAATTTTTTAAGGTTGCTTTGCGAAAGAAATAGTCGGGTACTAAAGAGAGGTTGGAATTAGTAACATGGAAATAATAGCCATCTTTTCTGTTGTAATCAATCTTCAGGTTAGTGATACCGCTGGCTTGGCGTTCTTTGTTTTCAATATCAGCAATCCAGCCTGTACCTTCACGTATAACCTTACGGTATTTATCCAGTGTCTCATCAAAGCCAGTACGAATGATATTGCCTTCTGTAATGATGGCTGAAGCATCAGGGTCAATAGCTGAGCTGATAAGACTTTCTAATTCCGGCAGAGTGTCAACTTGCTTGACAATCTTGTCAACCTCCGGAGACTGAAAGCTTTCTAAAATCTTTTTTATCAAGGGGACTTGGGTTAAAGTGTGGCCCAGCTGCAGTAAATCTTTAGGATTAGCTTTCCCAAATGAAACACGGCTAGCTAGGCGCTCAATATCATAGACTCCTTTTAAACTGTCAGTCAGGTCACTCCGCTCAAAAAATGAATCCAGAAAGACCTGAATAATATTCTGCCTTTCTAAAATAGTTTCTCGGCTCACCAGCGGCCGGTCAATCCAGCTGCGCAGCAGACGCATCCCCATGGCTGTCTTTGTTTTATCTAAAAGCCAGTAAAGGCTGCCATGCTTTTTACCGGTTCTGGCGTTTTCTAAAAGGTCTAAGCTAGTCTTACTGGTGTAAGACATTTGCAGATAGTTTTTAAATTCATAATGGATTAGCTGCTGTAAATGGCTGAGCTCACGTTTTTGCGTCTGCTGGATATACTGAAGAAGTTTTTCTGCGGCAGAAATTTCAAGCGGTGACAGGTTAGCATCAATCAGATGAGGAGCTTGCAGTCTTGTCTCCTCCTGTGATAATAAAAGATTCATCTGCTGAGTCAGTATCTGTTCCTCATGCTCAGATAAATCATAGCCGATAACCAGTTCACGCGCTTTTAGATTCAGAATCTCACTGCGGACACTGAAAAAATCAGTCATCAGAGTGGCATAAAACTCACCTGTGGATAAATCCATGTAAGCTAGACCAAAATCAGCGCCATCTGAATCAAGGGCTACTAAAAAATTATTAGCGCTGTCCGGTTTGGCAGAATCGACGACTGTTCCCGGTGTGATGACCTGAACGACCTCCCGTTTCACAACACCAACCGCCTGCTTGGGATCCTCCATCTGTTCAGCTATAGCTACCTTGTGACCTCTCTCAACAAGGATGTCAATATATTGCTGGGCCGAATGATAGGGAACACCCGCCATAGGAATCGGCTGATCAGCATTCTTATTGCGGCTGGTCAGGCTGATTTCTAAGATTTGTGCGGCTTCGACAGCATCATCATAAAACAGCTCATAAAAATCTCCCATCCTAAAAAGCAAAAAAGCATCTGGATATTCTTGCTTAACATCCAAATACTGCTGCATACCTGGAGACAGTTTTTCACTTGTCATCAATTAACTCCTTGTTAATCTTTTCCTCTAAAGTCTTGGTAATATACTGCAGAAGGTCGCTGGCATCCTGCATTTTCTCCCGGTAATCCTGAACAACAGGCAAACGAGACAGCTCCTGTTCCAGCTCATCAGCTTTGTAGCCGGCTTGTGATGCGGCCTGGTCTTTTTCAATTTTTTGAAACAAAACAGCGTCTTGCTGGTAGGCCTTCATTTTATGGGCCAGACGCTCAAGCTCAGGCAGTTCTTTAACATGCTGTTCGGCTTTTTGAAAGGCCTGAACACTGTCGTGTTTGCGAACAGCTGCCAGCAATTTTTCTACAGATTCCTCAAATTGACGCATA
It includes:
- the ruvA gene encoding Holliday junction branch migration protein RuvA; amino-acid sequence: MYDYIKGKLTKITAKYIVVEAGGIGYIVNVANPYSFSDAVNQDIQIYLHLVVREDAQLLYGFHSEDEKSVFLHLISVSGIGPTTALAIIAVSDNQGLVRAIDNNDIKYLMKFPKIGKKTAQQMVLDLAGKFTAEPAESRKTQKESPSDHFALDEAIEALLALGYKASELKKIRSFFEGTDETTEAYIKSGLKMLMK
- the mutS gene encoding DNA mismatch repair protein MutS, producing MTSEKLSPGMQQYLDVKQEYPDAFLLFRMGDFYELFYDDAVEAAQILEISLTSRNKNADQPIPMAGVPYHSAQQYIDILVERGHKVAIAEQMEDPKQAVGVVKREVVQVITPGTVVDSAKPDSANNFLVALDSDGADFGLAYMDLSTGEFYATLMTDFFSVRSEILNLKARELVIGYDLSEHEEQILTQQMNLLLSQEETRLQAPHLIDANLSPLEISAAEKLLQYIQQTQKRELSHLQQLIHYEFKNYLQMSYTSKTSLDLLENARTGKKHGSLYWLLDKTKTAMGMRLLRSWIDRPLVSRETILERQNIIQVFLDSFFERSDLTDSLKGVYDIERLASRVSFGKANPKDLLQLGHTLTQVPLIKKILESFQSPEVDKIVKQVDTLPELESLISSAIDPDASAIITEGNIIRTGFDETLDKYRKVIREGTGWIADIENKERQASGITNLKIDYNRKDGYYFHVTNSNLSLVPDYFFRKATLKNSERFGTAELAKIEGEMLEAREESANLEYEIFMRIRRQVESYISRLQSLARALATVDVLQSLAIVAENNHYVRPRFNDEQTIAIENGRHAVIENVMGAQEYIPNSIDLDRETHIQLITGPNMSGKSTYMRQLALTVIMAQLGAFVAADKADLPIFDAIYTRIGAADDLISGQSTFMVEMMEANQALKAATAHSLILFDELGRGTATYDGMALAQSIIEYIHHNIGAKTMFATHYHELTELADDLPHLVNVHVTTLERDGEVTFLHKIAAGPADKSYGIHVAKIAGLPQTLLKRADNILTNLEAAAAHIPLSEKGSDESPSSQVQAGQLNLFAEENSHQDLIQRLQNLDVINLTPMEAMNALFELQKML
- a CDS encoding competence/damage-inducible protein A, which gives rise to MKAEIIAVGTELLTGQIVNTNAQFLSEKFAELGIDVFYQTVVGDNENRLLSVIDIASSRSNLVVLCGGLGPTDDDLTKQTLAKYLGRHLEFDEQAVQRLDAFFATRPQFTRTPNNERQAQLIAGSVPLQNTTGLAVGGIIEQNAVTYVVLPGPPSELIPMVTDQLVPYLTQSNQRLYSRVLRFFGIGESQLVTVLADVIKDQTDPTIAPYAKTGEVTLRLSTKAVSEEAAGLKLDKLEERIMAIKTLDGVSLSDLHYGYGDDNSLARTAFDLLKEKGKTVTAAESLTAGLFQASLAEFSGASQVFSGGFVTYSMEEKAKMLKIPLTDLQAHGVVSAFTAEKMADQARKLTDSDFGLGLTGVAGPQELEKQPAGTVFIGFASKEKVYSLKLELGSRSRSDIRYITVLHAFNLIRQTLLKD
- the mutL gene encoding DNA mismatch repair endonuclease MutL — encoded protein: MSKIIELPEILANQIAAGEVIERPASVVKELAENAIDAGSTQIVIEIEESGLKKIQVTDNGEGIEQSDVALSLQRHATSKIKNQADLFRIRTLGFRGEAIPSIASISTFTMKTATASAEHGTLLVAKGGEIEKEEPISTPAGTKVTVENLFFNTPARLKYMKSLQAELAHIVDVINRLSLAHPEIAFTLISDGRQLIKTAGAGDLRQAIAGIYGLNTAKKMVEISNADLDFEVSGFVSLPELTRANRNYITILINGRYIRNFLLNRAILSGYGSKLMVGRFPIAVIDIQIDPYLADVNVHPTKQEVRLSKERELMQLISSAIAESLSEHDLIPDALENLAKSSTHTAFKPEQTSLPLQHSKAQVKPYQKSFSMQNENIEEAFVPLEEVDKSVKELDTLSTVRYASRNSAENYDQEHPDIDFKNKSKISKLLNKLENEEQSHFPELEYFGQMHGTYLFAQSAEGLYIIDQHAAQERVKYEYYREKIGDVDSSLQQLLVPYLFEFSAADFISLQEKMPMLNQVGIHLEAYGENTFILREHPIWMQEEEIESGVYEMCDMLLLTNELSVKTYRAELAIMMSCKRSIKANHTLDDYSARDLLLQLSQCKNPYNCPHGRPVLIHFTKSDMEKMFRRIQENHTSLRELGKY
- the recA gene encoding recombinase RecA, whose amino-acid sequence is MAKKAKKTEEITKKFGDERQKALNNALKNIEKDFGKGAVMRLGERAEQKVQVMSSGSLALDIALGVGGYPKGRIVEIYGPESSGKTTVALHAVAQAQKEGGIAAFIDAEHALDPAYAQALGVNIDELLLSQPDSGEQGLEIAGQLIDSGAVDLVVVDSVAALVPRAEIDGDIGDSHVGLQARMMSQAMRKLSASINKTKTIAIFINQLREKVGIMFGNPETTPGGRALKFYASVRLDVRGNTQIKGTGSSKDTNVGKETKIKVVKNKVAPPFKEAFVEIMYGEGISRTGELLKIASELDIIQKAGAWYSYNNEKIGQGSENAKKFLSDHPEIFDEVDRQVRIAYGMLEEDQNSKASTKAEKQPEAETKEDDLVLDLDAAIEIEE
- a CDS encoding DNA-3-methyladenine glycosylase I — encoded protein: MKDKRSQEPKRCGWVKMSNPLYVDYHDREWGRPLHDERALFELFCLETYQAGLSWETVLNKRSAFRKAFSDYEIEKVAAMTDVQLEKILQNPDVIRNRRKIFATRTNAQTFLEIQKKFGSFDHYIWSFVENKTIHNEISDYQEAPAKTPLSEKIAKELKKQGCAFIGPVAVYSFLQAAGLVNDHEQNCTFNPIH
- a CDS encoding YlbF family regulator, whose product is MRQFEESVEKLLAAVRKHDSVQAFQKAEQHVKELPELERLAHKMKAYQQDAVLFQKIEKDQAASQAGYKADELEQELSRLPVVQDYREKMQDASDLLQYITKTLEEKINKELIDDK